Below is a genomic region from Salmo salar chromosome ssa11, Ssal_v3.1, whole genome shotgun sequence.
CGAAAGAAGCCTTTTCAGTTGATCAAATTATTAAGATCAGAACGCATGTATTGCGTTGACATTGTTCCCGTGCCATTTGTAATCCGTGGCTGTGTATGAATGGCTTTGTTGTTAAGCCTTCCCCTAGCAGGGAAGCCGAAGCCATTTTAGTCAATGCACTCCTATAGGCGATCTACCCTTCATTCGGCACCAAATACAGTCCCCATACAAGCGCCTTTAGAATTGTGTTAAAATGTGGTTAATGGGTCTATTTGTGAAGGAGAGCAATACAAAACACGAAATGTTGATAAAATTAAAGGACAGTTTCTGTCATGAGAATTTTTTGCACAAAATGGAAGATGAGGAATTCGCTTCTAACCGCACGTAGGCCTATATTGAGTTGCATCACCGACACATGCACTAAAAATAATTTCAATTAGCCTAATATCGGATGTGCGGTTTGACGGTGGATGACTTGAGTAGCCTAAATATCTCTTCAATCAACTAGCACATTTCTACTTTGAATTTAAAGTAGAATTCATTTAACAATCCAGGCAGCATTGCTATCTAAAAATCTGCTCTAACAGGCCTACTTTAAGTACTATTTTAATCTACTTCTTAAGCCACTGTGTGCGTCGGCGTGGGCTAACCAACAAAATACGATTAAATCAATTAACTGTACAATAGCTTGATTTAAAAATATTTCAAGGTGCAGTCGTTGACATCTTCATACATACCACTAAACTTGTATTATGGGAATAGCTGGGCATCTTGTCTTGAACTACTTAAGTATAAATTGTCAGAAAATTTGTCCGTCATAGAAGGATCATTGTGATGTGCTTTTGAGTTCCAGACTCCGGAGAGAGAGCGTTTTAATTTAGCTTTAATGTCTTTGTCTTGTAGGAGCTGGTGGACGATATTCTAGTGGTGCAAGAGAACATCCACCATTTTTCAGAATGGCAAAAGGTGACGCTCGTAAACCGAAGGGCAAGATGTCTGCCTATGCCTACTTTGTTCAAACCTGTCGAGAAGAACACAAAAATAAGAATCCAGAGATCCCAGTGAACTTTTCAGAGTTTTCCAAGAAGTGCTCTGGAAGATGGAAGGTAGAGGAGTAACATGAAACGTTTTAGTATTTCAGTGTGAAACAATTTTGTCATGATCATTATTTTCCAACATAATGGTACTAGGCTAGCATAGTTCAGTCATATCCATTGCTATGCCATCTTAACATTTTACTTGCCACTTGTTTTTCAGACAATGTCTCCAAAGGAGAAGTCAAAGTTTGAGGACCAGGCCAAGCAGGACAAAGCTCGCTATGATTCGGAAATGACGAGCTATGGTCCTCCTGGGAAGAGGGGCAAGAAGGCACTGAAGGATCCTAATGCACCAAAGAGACCTCCGTATGTCTCTTCCTAAAACTCTATAATCATCTATAGAATTATGTTAATTATTTAACTACCATCTTGCACTGTTTCACGTAGGTGTCTTCAGATTCATTTTAATTAGTTGTGCTTTTGAAGCAATTTGAAGTGATATTGATTGCATATTGATATATGCTGCTTATTGTagacaattcacaacaatatggTTCCTTTTCAAGGCCTGCAACAATCTGTAATGACTACGTTTCTTCTCTTACAGATCGGGATTCTTTGTTTTCTGTGCTGAGCAGCGCCCCAAGATCAAAGCCCAACACCCAAACTTTGGCATTGGGGATGTGGCCAAGAAGCTTGGTGAGATGTGGAACAACTTGACAGACTCCAATAAGCAGCCATATCTTGCCAAAGCCAACAAACTCAAGGAAAAATACCAAAAGGTAATGCCATTGAGAACTCTGTATTTGTCTTAAATGTGCAATTTAATGGGATTTTACCACTGTGCTCTGACTGGTGTCACATGGCAAGGAATCGCTAGCTAAATATTGCAAAAATGGTGGATTAAGACTTGTTTATGGTTTCTAGGATGTGGCAGATTACAAAGGAGGAAAAGTGGGTGGGGCAGGAGCCTCTAAATCAAAGAAGGCTGAAGACaacgatgatgatgacgatgacgatgatgatgacgaggatgaggat
It encodes:
- the LOC106563671 gene encoding high mobility group protein B3; translated protein: MAKGDARKPKGKMSAYAYFVQTCREEHKNKNPEIPVNFSEFSKKCSGRWKTMSPKEKSKFEDQAKQDKARYDSEMTSYGPPGKRGKKALKDPNAPKRPPSGFFVFCAEQRPKIKAQHPNFGIGDVAKKLGEMWNNLTDSNKQPYLAKANKLKEKYQKDVADYKGGKVGGAGASKSKKAEDNDDDDDDDDDDEDEDEEEEDD